TCCGGTTTCGGTTGACCCTTTCTCTTCACGTTCCCGCCGCTTCTCAATGACTTCAGCAAGGGCACTCCTGAGTGTTTCAACGTGTGAAGCCGCGAGAAAGTCTTCCAAAACGAGGTAGCCGTTGTTTTCGAAGAAAAACTTTTCAGCATGAGTCAGTTCGTATGGCATATCCTAAACCCTCTTCTCTTTCGCGCCTTTCGCTGGCGAGGCTTCCAGTTTCATCCGTTTTCAAAAATCTCGTTTCTCAATCTCATATTTTAACCCAAGTTGCTACTAAAACGTTTAGGACTGGGCAAAACGGAGTTGCAAACAATTTCCCTACCCCGTAGGGGTAATATGTCTATAGAAAACGGCATATTCATAGCCACCGCACCCCGTAGGGGTGCTATGTTAATGAAAAGGTGGCAATTTGTGTTATTTTACTACAAATCGAACAATTTTATGGCGTTTTCACTAAAAATTCGTGCTTTATCTGCTTCAGGGATCGGCATCTCCGCAATTAAACCGACAAATCGTGGCATATCGACCCACGGATGGTCTGTTCCGAACAACAGACGGTCCGCCCCAGAATACTCGTAGGCATACTGCAGCGATTGCACCGAGGGCGACACAGTATCCAGATAGATACGTCGCAGATACGCGCTCGGCGGCTGTGTTATATGCTCTCTGGCTCTCCCTAATACTTCCGTCTGATGATCGATCCTACCGCTCATATAGGGGAGAATGCCGCCGACGTGTGGCATCACGATTTGGAGGTGTGGATGACGTTCAAGGATCCCGCTCAGAATCAGTCGTAACAGCGCGAAACTGTTGTCCACCTGTAACCCCATCATACCTATCATCCAGTGATCTTTGATCGTCTCTCCCCATGTCGGGACGGTGGGATGCATCACAATCGGCATACGGAGTGTTTCAGCGTGTGTATAGACAGGTTCAAATTGTGGCGCGTCAACAGGTGTGCCTCCGATATGTGAATAGAGCATGATCCCGCGAAAACCGAGCCCCTTCACTCTGTCCATTTCTGTGATGGCTTCATCTGGATTTTGCCACGGCAGGCATGCCAGTCCTGCGAATCGGTTTGGATGGGCATCCACTAGTTCAGCGATGGCATCGTTGATCGCTTGCGCGCCCGTGTTCCCTAATTCAGGTGCGAGCATACAGGGTGGGGGTATATTGGTACTGAGCAGTGCCATATCGACCCCTGCCGCATCCATATCCTTGAGTTTTCGCTTCGAATCGTAGGCTTCATCTTGTAGCCGAAATGTTTGGACATCGCCATACGTAACGACAGCCTCGTTCCCGCGGCGGATGACTTGCGGCGGGTGTGGGTTCTGGGCGAGGATTTCAATATAGGTGTCTGGAAATATATGGCTCTGGCAGTCGATACGCATTTTTTTCAGTCAGTATTCTCTGATTTTGCGTCCGTCTTGTCAACGTGAGTCGCGTGATTGTAAATGTGCAAGTTGTTCTCGGAGCTGGGCGACTTCTGCTTCTGCTTGTTCCGCGCGTGCGGCTTCCTGTTCCGCGGGTGTTTGAAGCCACGTCTCGCCTACTGAGTCATAGATACCTAAACCTTCATCCATCATCTGAAACGTTAGCCCTAAAACCGGCGACATCACACCTCCGTCGGCATTTGGTCGAATCGCAACATATTCACCCGCCACTAATTCAAAACCCATCAATGGGGTAGGAAGATACAGACCCTCGATATCGCATAAAAAGTAGTTCTGCATTCCTAATTCTGCATAAAGTGCTCGCTTCCGACCTAAGTCATTTCGATAAGTGCCTTTACTCGAAAACTCCATAACAAACTCAGGCACTTTCCCCTCATTCCATACCTGATACGTCCGCCGAAACTTCTGACCGATTCCGAAGGTGACGAGGACATCCGGTGAAACCGATTTCTGCGGGACACCCTCCTCGTAATACATCATTATATCGCCAGAGACATACACCCCTGGCTCCGACGCAAAATGAATTTCAAGTGTTTGTAATATCCGCGTAAGCCAATATCTGTGGTGATCGCTTACTGCCATAGGTTTACCATCCGTATCAGGATATAGGTCTGTATCATCTGTCGGTGCATGGGGGATGGTTGCACCTTTCGTATAGGTTACCATCGATGTTCCTCCTTTTCCATGAGATGCATGAAAAACAGATGTTTATAGTATAACCGATTTTCTACCAGCGGTCAAGCCAAGATATTTAAATCATTGCAATTCACGATACCTTATGCTATCTTTAAACATATCAAAACCACTTGCCAATCACACCTATAATACGAGGAAGGGAAGTCCATGAAAGACTGGAAAATCTTTGTTATCTTTACCTGTTTACCGATGCTTATTTTCGGGAGTTATCAAAGTGCTAATGCCCAAGAAAATCTCGCACAACAGGCGTATGCGATCTTTGAACAAAACTGTCTCAACTGCCACGGCGAACATGGAGCGCTTACTGAAGAAATCATCATTGACCACACGGCACTCATAGAAACCGGGGCGGTTGTTCCGGGAAAACCGATTGCATCTGAACTCTATCGAAGACTCCTTGACAAGGATCCAGCAAAACGGATGCCGCTGGGTCAACCCCGACTTCCTCCTGCTGCGATTCTGACGATCGGTAATTGGATTCAAGCAGGTGCCCCGAGTTGGGAAGTCAAACATGATGTCAACTTCATTACGCCGCATGCGATGCTCACAGCGATCGAGAAACATCTTTCGACGCTGGACACCTTTAACCGTCCGTTCGCCCGCTATTTCACGATGACACATCTCTATAACGCCGGTGAGCGTCCAGAGACGCTGCGGGCCTATCGGATTGCGCTCTCGAAACTCGTCAATAGTCTTTCTTGGGGGTATGAGGTCATCACTCCGAAACCTATTAATGCCCAGGGGACGATCTTCTATATTGATCTGCGTGATTATGAGTGGGATATTCGCGGAGATGCCTGGCAGCAGATTGAATCGGTATACCCTTATGCGATCGAGTATGATGCCGAAAAGCAATCCCCTCTGCTTGCCAAACTCACGAAACTGCGTCAGGAGATGGACTGCGAAGTGCCGTTTATTCATGTCGATTGGTTTTTGGCGACGGCTTCTTTGCCACCACTGTATCATGAGATACTGAGTTTGCCGGAGACCGACCTTCAGTTAGAGCAGCAGCTCGGGATAAATGTGGTGGGAAACCTCAACGCAGCTCCGGGGGTTCGGGTTTGGCGTGCGGGTTTCAATGATTCAGGAGTCTCGAATCACAACCGTGTCGTTGAACGTCACAAATCGCAGCACGGTGCGTATTGGAAGTCTTATGACTTTTCGGGGTCTTCGGGTGTGCAGAACATCTTTACACATCCGCTTTCCTTCCGAGCCGACGGTGGCGAGATCGTCTTCAACCTTCCCAACGGCTTGCAAGCATACTATATCTCAAATGCCTCGGGTCAGCGGATAGACGTCGCCCCGACAGACATTGTTTCTAACCCTGCGGCAAGCGATCCTGCAGTTCACAATGGTCTGTCGTGTATCGGCTGCCACACCGAAGGCATGAAGACGTTTGAGGATACTGTGCGTGTGGCGGTTCAGCAGACGGCGAACCCCCTGTTTGACAAAGCCCATGCGTTGCGCTTGTATGTGCCGCAAGCGGAGATGGATGTGCTGGTTGCTGAGGATACGCAGCGGTATCGTGAGGCTCTTGAAGCCACCGGGGGTGTCTTCGGTGGTATAGAGCCGGTGCATCGCTTCTATGAAGCCTTTCACGGTCCCGTTGATGCCGAGTATGCGGCTGCGTCGGTGGGATTAGAGAAAGATGCGTTGCTAAAAGAGATTCGTGAGAAGTCGAGTCTGCAAAACTTAGGATTGACGGGTCTGCTGAGTGGTGGCAACGTCAAACGGGATGCATGGACAGCTCGGTTCAATGAAGTGATCAGTGCTCTCAACTCGCCGGATATCCCTGTCACACCGGGCATCGTGCGTCCTGTTCGGCCGACACCTGGGGGGAGGGTTCACATTCCCGATCCGAACCTGCGTGCAGCAATCACAGAGGCACTTGGCAAATCACCGGGGACGCCTATTACAGTGCAGGAAATGGCAACATTGGAAAGTCTTATCGCATGGGAGATGGGTATTCGGGATTTGACAGGACTTGAGTTCGCAACAAATCTGGACACTTTACTAATTGGTGGCAATTTGATAACCGACCTCTCTCCGATTGCGGGGTTAACTCAACTGGGTCATTTACGGATACCAAGGAGTAAGATTTCGGATATTTCACCACTTACAGAACTAAAAAATTTAGGTGCACTCGAAATATATGATAATGAAATCTCAGACATCTCACCACTGGCAGGGATGACGAACTTACATTGGTTATCTATGTATAATAATCCAGTCTCAGACATTTCACCCCTCGCAAATTTGAAGAGTCTGATCGGAATGAGAGTGAGTGTTAAAGATCCCGGGAATCTATCACCTATTGCAGAATTAACCAACTTGGAAGATATTTTCTACTGGGGTTCGGGCGAACCTGTTCCTGACCTATCTCCGCTCACCAACTTGCCAAGACTGAGAAAAATAGACATCCGTGGTGGAGGGGCTGTGGATCCATCACCTTTGGCAGAACTGGCATCTGTGAAAGAACTCTGGCTACAGGATGGTGGAATCTCTGACCTCTCCTTTTTAAAAAAACTAACCGGTTTGGAACAATTAAACCTTGAACGTAACAATATCTCGGACGTATCCGGCTTGGCAGGATTAACTAATCTGAAATGGCTTGATCTTAGGGAAAACACAATATCCGATTTTTCGCCGTTGGCAGGGTTAGCGGAGACTACCGCTATCTCTCGAGTCTTTAACCCAGGAGCTCCAGTAGGTGGACCTAAAATAGAAGGTCCCTGGCTATGGGCGATGGTGCCGGGGAAACGCCTAACAGATGGTACGGATTTGTTAGCAGAAGCCAGTGGCGGTCGTGTAACAGAAGATCATCTTGCTACTTTCGGGGCATCAGAAGGAATGCCTATCGGAAACACTGTATGGACAGCACACAAGATTTCGCCCCAAGGACGTAATAATGTCAATCAAATGTTGGAATCCATTGGTATCAAGCCAGATGAAGAAAACCGGGTTGTCTATGGCTCTATTATACTGAATTCACCGAGTGAACAGAACACGACTATGTTCGTTGGCAGTGATGATGCTATCAAGATCTGGCTGAATGGTGAACTCGTCCGCAAGTCCCTTGTTTGGTTTGACGATATTCACAATTATCAAGATTTTATCCCTGTGTCCTTCAAACAAGGTGCGAATACGCTGTTAGTCGCGATTGACAACCGCAGCGGCGAGAAATGGGCCGGATTTTTCGGTTTTGAAGAAGGCACGAAGTATACAGTACTCCCTTTTCATAACAGGATTCTTCTATCTGCGGATACGACACGCCCCCATATTGGCGATACCTTCACCGTTCGTATCAACTTCCAAGATGGCACCGATCTGGCGGGATGGCAATCCGATCTTGTCTTCGAGCCAACTGTACTTGAAGCGATTGAGGTAAACGAAGGTGATTTCCTGAAGCAAGAAGGTCAAACAACCTTCTTCCAGAAAGGAACTATTGATAATCGAGTTGGTAACATCAGAGGTATTAGTTCAACAAGGCTCAATGAAGAGGGAGTCAATGGCACAGGGACACTCCTTTCGGTGACCTTCTCAGCGAAATCGGTTGGTGAAAGTCGATTGACGCTAAATAATTTCCAGTTCGGTTCCAGCACCGGCGAGGTCATTCCTATCCAATTGTTCGCAACTACTATCGATATTGAGGGGCAACTCGCTACTGGCGATGTAAACCGAGACGGACAAGTGAGTATCCTGGATATGATCCTTATCGCCCAACAGTTAGGAAAGGTGGTGTCTCCCCACTCGGGGGTTGATGTGAACGGTGATGGAACTGTCAGTATCTTGGATCTGATTCTTGTGGCACAACATCTCGGTAAGTCAACCGCCGCAGCCCCTTCCATTCTTGCGATGGACGATATACACAGATTAGATCCTGCGATGATACAAGCGTGGATAGAGCGTGCGCAAGTTGAAGATGATGGCTCTGTCGCCTTCCGAGGGGGGATTGCTTACCTCCAAAGCCTCCTGACACTCCTTGTTCCTAAAGAGACCGCACTGCTTCCAAACTACCCAAATCCGTTCAATCCAGAGACGTGGATACCGTATCAACTCTCCGAACCTGCGGAGGTTACCTTGCGTATCTATTCAGTAAATGGTATCTTGGTTCGGACCTTGGCATTGGGACATACACCCGCTGGGATTTATCAAAGTCGCAGCCGTGCGG
This Candidatus Poribacteria bacterium DNA region includes the following protein-coding sequences:
- a CDS encoding Uma2 family endonuclease, with translation MVTYTKGATIPHAPTDDTDLYPDTDGKPMAVSDHHRYWLTRILQTLEIHFASEPGVYVSGDIMMYYEEGVPQKSVSPDVLVTFGIGQKFRRTYQVWNEGKVPEFVMEFSSKGTYRNDLGRKRALYAELGMQNYFLCDIEGLYLPTPLMGFELVAGEYVAIRPNADGGVMSPVLGLTFQMMDEGLGIYDSVGETWLQTPAEQEAARAEQAEAEVAQLREQLAHLQSRDSR
- a CDS encoding amidohydrolase family protein; protein product: MRIDCQSHIFPDTYIEILAQNPHPPQVIRRGNEAVVTYGDVQTFRLQDEAYDSKRKLKDMDAAGVDMALLSTNIPPPCMLAPELGNTGAQAINDAIAELVDAHPNRFAGLACLPWQNPDEAITEMDRVKGLGFRGIMLYSHIGGTPVDAPQFEPVYTHAETLRMPIVMHPTVPTWGETIKDHWMIGMMGLQVDNSFALLRLILSGILERHPHLQIVMPHVGGILPYMSGRIDHQTEVLGRAREHITQPPSAYLRRIYLDTVSPSVQSLQYAYEYSGADRLLFGTDHPWVDMPRFVGLIAEMPIPEADKARIFSENAIKLFDL